The DNA sequence aatagatcccctgcagtgagCCACAATAGACCCCACCGTTGGCGGCCGGTCCCCCAAGGGGCGACGCGCCCCCCCAGCCTGCAGTATCTGCATTGTGCGGGGAGCTGGACCAGCAGGTCTCTACCAGGTCCGTCATCCCCTCACAAGCACGTGACCAGAGCCCGAGGCCCAGATCGGTCTCTTTTATGTTGTCCTTGGGGCGCAGACCACTGCGCCCAGCACCCTCCCACCCTGCGATACCAGCGAGTCAACACTTTTTCCATTGTTTTTCcgccccggccaatcaggacaggaggcagaaGACCAGGTCAACACAGAAGCCGCGGCACCTGGCACCGCCCATAGAGTGAATGTGGACCTCGAGGGGCCTGTCTGCGCTCCAGCCGCCactggaccccaccccagcaacaatatatcccccacacAACCAaccatgaactccccccccccccagcaagaatgaactccctgcaacaaaataccaccccagcaacaattatagacccccccagcagcaacaacagatctcccagcagccagcatcaatagacctcttCCTTAACAGTTGATCCCTCCCAGtgacaattgacccccccccccccaccaccagcagcaacaatagacctccacacaaaatagatcccccagcaaccagcatcaatagaccctccagcactccttgccattagatacattcaTTGCTGAATGTGCCGGAATTGCATTCCCTTGCGTTCCCGGTTAAAAAAAAGCCCTCTTATTATACACAATAAATTCTTTATATTTCAGAACACAAGCTAGCTGGGAAGACAGCCCACTCGATtctgaagaagaagaggaggaggaggagtatttgGAAGAGCATGCTTCCCAGGAAGAGCCGTTGGGGGAAAGTGGGTCAACTGCAAGGGCTGCTGACCCATTGGGAGAAGAGGACGATGAACCTGGGCCTAGCTGTGCCTACGCGCCTGCAAGAAGAGCTGCAAGGGGGAGTAGTAGGAGCGCTAAATTGATTGAAGAACTTTTAAAAGTCGTTGAGAAGCTGTCCCAGAAAATGGACGAGAGCCAAGATGAGGATGTAGCATTTACCAACTTGATCACGAGTATTGCCAGGAAAGTCCCTCCAGAGAGAAAACATGCTATGCGTATGGCTTTGCTGTCCATTGCACAGTCATTTGTGGACGGCACCTACCCCTGTTACCAGCCACCTCTGCATTGATGCATTGTTGA is a window from the Aquarana catesbeiana isolate 2022-GZ linkage group LG03, ASM4218655v1, whole genome shotgun sequence genome containing:
- the LOC141134413 gene encoding uncharacterized protein, whose translation is MSCVYRELKMAARRERSVLCNEQIIGLVRERPAIFDTSNAAYKDCSQQDAAWREVACICFQNWESLSATEQSKNMKYLQRRWRILKDGYQRFLLQQRKATRGSGAKRTPLYAHGRELEFLRPVLEWRETQASWEDSPLDSEEEEEEEEYLEEHASQEEPLGESGSTARAADPLGEEDDEPGPSCAYAPARRAARGSSRSAKLIEELLKVVEKLSQKMDESQDEDVAFTNLITSIARKVPPERKHAMRMALLSIAQSFVDGTYPCYQPPLH